A single genomic interval of Bos javanicus breed banteng chromosome 26, ARS-OSU_banteng_1.0, whole genome shotgun sequence harbors:
- the IFIT5 gene encoding interferon-induced protein with tetratricopeptide repeats 5 gives MSEIPKDCLKTILLELECHFTWNLLKEDIDLFDVEDTIGQQLEFLTTKSRLTLYNLLAYVKHLKGQNEDALKCLKQAEEIIRREHSDKEGVRSLVTWGNYAWVYYDMGQLKEAQKYIGKIGSVCKTLSSPSDYKLERPEIDCEKGWALLKFGGKYYQKAKAAFEKALEAEPDNPEFNIGYAITVYRLDDSDREGSIKSFSLGPLRKAVTLNPDNSYIKVFLALKLQDVHAEAEGEKYIEEILDQISAQPYVLRYAAKFYRRKNSWDKALELLKKALEVTPTSSFLHHQMGLCYRAQMIQIKKATRNRPKGKDKLKVDELITSAISHFKAAVERDSMFAFAYTDLANMYAEGGQYSNAEDIFQKALRLENITDDHKHQIHYHYGRFQEFHRKSENTAIHHYLEALKVKDRSSLRPKLTSALKKLATKRLGYNASDVQSLSALGFVYKLEGEKRQAAEYYERAQKIDPENAEFLTALCELRLSI, from the coding sequence TGAAATTCCTAAGGACTGCTTGAAGACCATTCTTTTGGAGTTAGAATGTCACTTCACATGGAATTTACTTAAGGAAGACATCGATCTGTTTGATGTAGAAGATACTATTGGGCAACAGCTTGAATTTCTTACCACAAAATCCAGACTCACTCTTTATAACCTATTAGCGTACGTGAAGCACCTCAAGGGCCAAAATGAAGATGCGCTAAAGTGCTTGAAACAAGCGGAAGAAATCATACGGCGAGAGCACTCGGACAAGGAAGGAGTACGAAGCCTGGTCACTTGGGGAAACTATGCATGGGTTTACTATGACATGGGTCAGCTTAAAGAAGCCCAGAAGTATATAGGCAAGATAGGGAGCGTCTGCAAGACATTGTCTAGTCCTTCTGACTACAAGTTGGAGCGTCCAGAGATTGACTGTGAGAAAGGATGGGCACTCTTGAAATTTGGAGGAAAATATTACCAAAAGGCTAAAGCCGCTTTTGAGAAGGCTCTGGAAGCAGAACCAGACAATCCAGAATTTAACATCGGCTATGCCATCACAGTGTATCGGCTGGATGATTCTGACAGAGAAGGGTCTATAAAAAGCTTTTCTCTGGGCCCCCTGAGGAAAGCTGTCACCCTGAACCCAGATAATTCCTACATTAAGGTTTTTCTCGCACTGAAGCTTCAAGATGTGCATGCAGAAGCTGAGGGGGAAAAGTATATTGAAGAAATCCTGGACCAGATATCAGCCCAACCTTATGTCCTTCGTTATGCAGCCAAATTCTATAGGAGAAAAAATTCCTGGGACAAAGCTCTAGAACTTTTGAAAAAGGCCTTGGAGGTGACACCAACCTCTTCTTTCTTGCATCACCAAATGGGACTTTGCTATAGGGCACAAATGATCCAAATCAAGAAGGCCACTCGCAACAGACCTAAAGGAAAGGATAAACTGAAAGTTGATGAGCTGATTACCTCGGCTATATCTCATTTCAAAGCAGCCGTGGAGCGAGACTCTATGTTTGCATTTGCCTACACGGACCTGGCCAACATGTATGCTGAGGGAGGCCAGTATAGCAATGCTGAAGACATTTTTCAGAAAGCTCTTCGTCTGGAGAACATAACTGATGATCACAAACATCAGATCCACTACCACTATGGCCGCTTTCAGGAATTTCACCgaaaatcagaaaatactgcCATCCACCATTATTTAGAAGCCTTAAAGGTAAAAGACAGGTCATCTTTGCGTCCTAAACTGACAAGTGCTCTGAAGAAATTGGCTACTAAGAGACTTGGGTACAATGCTTCAGATGTGCAGAGTTTAAGTGCCCTAGGGTTTGTTTACAAGCTAGAGGGAGAAAAGAGGCAAGCAGCTGAGTACTATGAAAGGGCCCAAAAGATAGATCCAGAAAATGCAGAATTTCTTACTGCTCTCTGTGAGCTTCGACTTTCCATTTAA